Proteins encoded within one genomic window of Triticum aestivum cultivar Chinese Spring chromosome 2D, IWGSC CS RefSeq v2.1, whole genome shotgun sequence:
- the LOC123050757 gene encoding uncharacterized protein — MGSLFSSPAAVSTKLDYGRPLSVQEEHIARSMSKEMLASIQKFLDRPKTGVPLFTQEEMVASRISVLVDLALEHYNSNNPDAEFEYPARSTTEMNAACIGFRGTFWYHLGFTARPMDATAEKQQFFAELYFDRHSNQLAVETCTILKKPLCCFTRTCAFCPDESKILHPSHEEFVCGKQVHEKEFFRKRDMLMRHLILL; from the exons ATGGGATCTTTGTTCTCTTCCCCTGCCGCCGTCAGCACCAAGTTGGATTACGGCCGCCCTCTCTCGGTCCAAGAAGAGCACATCGCCCGCTCTATGTCAAAAGAGATGCTGGCTAGCATCCAGAAATTCCTGGACAGACCAAAGACTGGCGTTCCCCTCTTCACACAAGA AGAGATGGTCGCCTCCCGTATTTCTGTGCTTGTCGACCTCGCCCTCGAACATTACAACTCCAACAATCCG GATGCCGAGTTCGAGTATCCTGCGCGATCGACCACGGAGATGAATGCCGCCTGCATCGGTTTTAGGGGAACTTTCTGGTACCACCTCGGCTTTACGGCTCGCCCGATGGACGCAACCGCCGAGAAGCAGCAGTTCTTTGCCGAGCTATATTTCGATAGACACTCCAATCAATTGGCCGTTGAAACGTGCACCATCTTAA AAAAGCCGTTGTGCTGCTTTACCAGGACGTGTGCATTTTGTCCAGATGAATCCAAGATTTTGCACCCAAGCCATGAAGAATTTGTGTGTGGAAAGCAAGTTCACGAAAAAGAATTCTTCCGCAAGAGGGATATGCTAATGCGGCATTTAATTCTTTTGTGA